A part of Streptomyces sp. NBC_01451 genomic DNA contains:
- a CDS encoding pectate lyase, which yields MTSAVRPRARGRALTGTLATLSLSLGMIMTSGTLTPASAATWPTANGSQGVSATIPVSGTKDYGMKRLYGTGDLGSDNQDEDQGPILELAAGAVLKNVIIGAPAADGIHCKGSCTLQNVWWEDVGEDAATFRGSSSSNVYTVSGGGAKEASDKVFQFNGAGTLNISNFAAQNFGTFVRSCGNCSTQYKRTINLTNIEATWKGGKLAGINTNYGDSATLRGITIVGDSSKKIVPCQKYIGNNTGKEPTTNGSNPDGTYCKYATGDITYK from the coding sequence ATGACTTCCGCAGTACGTCCACGCGCGCGCGGGCGCGCGCTGACCGGCACCCTGGCCACCCTCAGCCTCTCGCTTGGCATGATCATGACTAGCGGTACGCTCACCCCGGCGAGCGCCGCGACCTGGCCGACCGCCAACGGCAGCCAGGGCGTCTCCGCCACCATCCCCGTCTCCGGCACCAAGGACTACGGGATGAAGCGTCTCTACGGCACCGGGGACCTCGGTTCCGACAACCAGGACGAGGACCAGGGGCCGATCCTCGAACTGGCGGCGGGCGCCGTCCTCAAGAACGTCATCATCGGCGCCCCGGCGGCCGACGGCATCCACTGCAAGGGCAGCTGCACCCTGCAGAACGTGTGGTGGGAGGACGTCGGCGAGGACGCCGCCACCTTCCGGGGCAGCTCCTCGTCGAACGTCTACACCGTCTCCGGCGGTGGCGCCAAGGAAGCCAGCGACAAGGTGTTCCAGTTCAACGGCGCCGGAACGCTCAACATCTCCAACTTCGCGGCGCAGAACTTCGGCACCTTCGTCCGGTCCTGCGGCAACTGCTCCACGCAGTACAAGCGGACCATCAACCTCACCAACATCGAGGCGACCTGGAAGGGCGGCAAGCTCGCCGGCATCAACACCAACTACGGCGACAGCGCCACCCTGAGGGGCATCACCATCGTCGGGGACTCCAGCAAGAAGATCGTCCCCTGCCAGAAGTACATCGGCAACAACACCGGCAAGGAGCCGACCACCAACGGCTCCAACCCCGACGGCACGTACTGCAAGTACGCGACCGGCGACATCACGTACAAGTAA
- a CDS encoding pectate lyase family protein → MRTHPPRTQTQRSAAVAAVATALAAVAVLAVPQPAGAAESTPVGFGAGTTGGGSAAPVTVTTLAAFRTAVTGNAAKVVRVNGLITLSGQVDLGSNTTVLGVGSSSGFTGGGLRIKEETNVVVRNLNISKPLAPSDGVTVQESTKVWIDHNSFSADRTHDKDYYDGLLDINHGSDNVTVSWNTFKDHFKGSLVGHSDNNASEDTGHLKVTYHHNHFSNVYSRIPSLRFGTGHFYDNYVQGAETAVHSRMGAQMLVENNVFRSTLVAVTTNRSSDVDGYANLRGNDLGGAATEVSRVGTFTTPPYSYTAEPASTVVASVTSGAGAGKL, encoded by the coding sequence CCTGGCCGCCGTCGCCGTTCTCGCCGTACCCCAGCCGGCCGGGGCGGCCGAGAGCACACCCGTCGGATTCGGCGCCGGAACGACCGGCGGCGGCAGCGCCGCCCCGGTCACCGTGACGACGCTCGCCGCCTTCAGAACGGCCGTCACGGGCAACGCGGCCAAGGTCGTGCGGGTGAACGGTCTGATCACACTGAGCGGCCAGGTCGACCTCGGGTCCAACACCACGGTCCTGGGCGTCGGTTCGTCCTCCGGGTTCACCGGCGGCGGCCTGAGGATCAAGGAGGAGACGAACGTCGTCGTACGCAACCTCAACATCAGCAAGCCGCTCGCGCCGTCCGACGGAGTGACCGTCCAGGAGTCGACGAAGGTGTGGATCGACCACAACTCCTTCTCGGCGGACCGCACCCACGACAAGGACTACTACGACGGCCTGCTGGACATCAATCACGGCTCCGACAACGTGACGGTGTCCTGGAACACCTTCAAGGACCACTTCAAGGGCTCACTGGTCGGCCACAGCGACAACAACGCGTCCGAGGACACCGGCCACCTGAAGGTGACGTACCACCACAACCACTTCAGCAACGTGTACTCGCGCATCCCCAGCCTGCGGTTCGGCACCGGCCACTTCTACGACAACTACGTCCAGGGCGCCGAGACCGCCGTGCACTCCCGCATGGGCGCCCAGATGCTCGTCGAGAACAACGTCTTCCGTTCGACGCTCGTCGCGGTCACCACGAACCGCAGCAGCGACGTCGACGGATACGCCAACCTGCGCGGGAACGACCTCGGCGGAGCCGCCACGGAGGTCTCGCGGGTCGGCACGTTCACCACCCCTCCCTACAGCTACACCGCGGAGCCCGCCTCGACCGTCGTCGCTTCGGTGACGTCGGGTGCGGGCGCCGGAAAACTCTGA